From Chryseobacterium sp. H1D6B, a single genomic window includes:
- a CDS encoding LPO_1073/Vpar_1526 family protein, translating to MGNKQTQSAGDNSQQLQATNMVVNFGIDEKRAREIYQEMNLQLRKDYFDEALKIANSRVTEFENKLMPKMEAVDGALGAFADPSFQLLLVEAQKTAAASERPADYDLLAELLIHRFQKGENRIAKAGISRAVKIVDEISDDALLGITVFHSVNFFMPVNGNIEKGLNDLDELFNKIIYNTLPTGPDWLDHLDILDAVRMNHTRRLAKISQYYSMKLKGYIDVGIEKNSQDYYTAVNILTSANLSQNFLIDHELNNNFKRLILTNINDFDHILVKQPYWQGHGNVPLSETQKNALRSIYDLYKKDESIKQNNINAFMQEWEKRPNLKILREWWDNINISFDLTSVGIVLAHSNAQRCDKNLPPLD from the coding sequence ATGGGAAATAAGCAAACTCAGAGCGCAGGTGATAATTCTCAACAATTACAGGCAACTAATATGGTTGTTAATTTTGGTATTGATGAAAAGAGAGCTCGTGAGATATATCAAGAAATGAATCTCCAATTAAGAAAAGATTATTTTGATGAAGCTCTAAAAATAGCCAATTCTAGAGTTACAGAGTTTGAAAATAAACTTATGCCAAAAATGGAAGCTGTTGATGGAGCCTTAGGAGCATTTGCTGACCCAAGTTTTCAATTATTACTTGTAGAAGCTCAGAAGACAGCTGCTGCTTCAGAAAGACCAGCTGATTATGATCTCTTAGCAGAATTACTAATACACAGATTTCAAAAAGGTGAAAATAGAATTGCAAAAGCTGGTATTAGTCGTGCAGTTAAAATTGTTGATGAAATTTCTGATGATGCACTACTTGGTATAACAGTATTTCATTCAGTAAACTTTTTTATGCCTGTAAATGGAAATATCGAGAAAGGTCTAAATGATTTGGATGAATTATTTAATAAAATTATATATAATACTCTTCCAACTGGGCCTGACTGGCTTGATCACTTAGATATCTTAGATGCGGTTCGAATGAATCATACTAGAAGATTAGCAAAAATTTCCCAATATTATTCAATGAAGTTAAAAGGTTATATAGATGTTGGTATTGAGAAAAATTCACAGGATTATTATACAGCAGTTAATATACTAACAAGTGCAAACTTATCTCAAAATTTTCTAATTGATCATGAATTAAATAATAATTTCAAAAGATTAATCTTAACCAATATTAATGATTTTGACCACATATTAGTAAAACAACCATATTGGCAAGGTCATGGTAATGTACCTCTATCTGAAACACAAAAAAATGCATTAAGATCGATTTATGATTTATATAAAAAAGACGAGAGTATAAAGCAGAATAATATAAATGCATTTATGCAAGAGTGGGAAAAACGACCAAATTTGAAAATTTTGAGAGAATGGTGGGATAATATTAACATCTCATTTGACCTTACATCAGTTGGAATAGTTTTAGCTCATTCAAATGCTCAAAGATGTGATAAAAACTTACCTCCTCTTGATTAA
- a CDS encoding cytochrome c peroxidase, whose translation MYSKLKPFGILSLFILMAFYSLQEIPLVYPSYFPAPVYDFKINPLKRAKIELGRKLFYDPVLSRNNSISCSSCHHADQAFSHAGNGLSKGIEDGIGDRNSPAIFNLAWQKKFMWDGSVGNIDVQALAPINHPKEMGEDINAVVRKLNKSKEYKTLFYRSFGDSAATAERVMKALSQFQLTIVSADSKYDKVRQGKAKFTETESRGYQVFKQNCSSCHTEPLFSTYGFANNGLPINPDLKDNGKWNKTMEPEDKLMFKIPSLRNLSYTYPYMHDGRFQTLNEVLEHYEKGILKSPTLAKELQKPIVFKGNEKEDLLAFLKTLDDSVLVSNREYRDGGK comes from the coding sequence GTGTATTCAAAACTAAAACCTTTCGGAATTCTTTCATTGTTTATACTGATGGCATTTTACAGTCTTCAGGAAATTCCGCTGGTGTATCCTTCCTATTTTCCAGCGCCGGTGTATGATTTTAAAATAAATCCATTGAAACGCGCCAAAATAGAGCTGGGCAGAAAACTGTTTTATGATCCTGTTTTGTCGAGAAATAACAGCATTTCGTGTTCTTCCTGCCATCACGCAGACCAGGCTTTTTCCCACGCCGGAAACGGTCTGAGCAAAGGCATTGAAGACGGAATAGGAGACCGGAATTCACCAGCGATCTTCAATCTTGCATGGCAGAAGAAATTCATGTGGGACGGCTCGGTGGGGAATATTGATGTCCAGGCTTTGGCACCGATCAATCATCCGAAAGAAATGGGGGAGGATATCAACGCCGTCGTCCGTAAATTAAACAAATCAAAAGAATATAAAACACTTTTTTACAGAAGTTTCGGCGACAGTGCAGCCACTGCAGAACGGGTGATGAAAGCACTTTCACAATTTCAGCTGACCATCGTTTCTGCCGATTCAAAATATGATAAAGTAAGGCAGGGCAAAGCAAAATTCACTGAAACGGAATCCCGCGGTTATCAGGTTTTTAAACAAAACTGCAGTTCGTGCCATACTGAACCTTTGTTTTCCACTTACGGATTTGCCAACAACGGGCTTCCCATAAATCCTGATCTGAAAGACAATGGAAAATGGAACAAAACCATGGAGCCTGAAGATAAGCTGATGTTCAAGATCCCGAGTCTCAGAAACCTTTCTTACACCTATCCTTACATGCACGACGGAAGATTTCAAACCCTGAATGAAGTGCTGGAACATTACGAAAAAGGAATCTTGAAAAGCCCTACTTTAGCTAAAGAACTCCAGAAACCGATTGTTTTTAAAGGGAATGAAAAGGAAGATCTACTGGCTTTTTTGAAGACACTTGATGATTCTGTTTTGGTTTCTAATAGGGAGTATCGGGATGGGGGAAAATGA
- a CDS encoding type II toxin-antitoxin system RelE/ParE family toxin: MRYEIAEKAEEDLLAVEAYLLEEWNIDVLIDFFEKFQKAIHILLIKNVIFQKYEDTHFYKLLLTKHNTIIYSYGDDVLYIHRILQNFQNPDENYQSLTP, from the coding sequence ATGCGTTATGAAATAGCTGAAAAAGCTGAAGAAGATCTTCTTGCTGTTGAGGCCTATCTCCTTGAAGAATGGAACATCGATGTTTTGATAGATTTCTTTGAAAAATTTCAAAAAGCAATACATATTTTACTTATCAAAAATGTTATTTTTCAGAAGTACGAAGACACTCATTTTTACAAATTACTGCTGACGAAACATAATACAATTATTTACAGCTACGGAGATGATGTTTTGTATATTCACCGTATTCTCCAAAATTTTCAAAATCCCGATGAAAACTACCAATCTTTGACACCGTAA
- a CDS encoding urocanate hydratase, producing the protein MTFQEQIQQGIPTELPQPKPYETNINHAPKRKEILMEEEKKLALKNALRYFEPQFHAALLPEFKEELEKYGRIYMYRFRPDYEMKARSISEYPGKSEQAKSIMLMIQNNLDYAVAQHPHELITYGGNGAVFQNWAQYLLTMKYLSEMTDEQTLTMYSGHPMGLFPSHKDAPRVVVTNGMMIPNYSKPDDWEKFNALGVSQYGQMTAGSYMYIGPQGIVHGTTITVLNAFRKIKKEPKGGLFVTSGLGGMSGAQPKAGNIAGCVTVCAEVNPKITKIRHEQQWINEVHENLDELVERVRTAQQHKETVSLAYLGNIVEVWEKFDQEDLRIDIGSDQTSLHNPWAGGYYPVGQSFEESNTMMAENPELFKNKVQETLRRHAAAINKHTEKGTYFFDYGNAFLLEASRAGADVMSENPTIGREFKYPSYVQDIMGPMCFDYGFGPFRWVCTSGKPEDLQKTDEIACQVLEEMIKTSPEEIQQQMKDNIQWIKGAQENKLVVGSQARILYADAEGRMKIAEAFNKAIKNGEIGAVVLGRDHHDVSGTDSPYRETSNIYDGSRFTADMAVQNVIGDSFRGATWVSIHNGGGVGWGEVINGGFGMLLDGSDDADRRLKSMLFWDVNNGISRRSWARNEGAVFAIKRAMEMEPNLKVTLPNFVDENLF; encoded by the coding sequence ATGACTTTTCAAGAACAGATACAACAGGGGATTCCAACAGAACTGCCCCAGCCAAAACCATACGAAACCAACATCAACCACGCTCCAAAGCGTAAAGAAATTTTAATGGAAGAGGAGAAAAAGCTGGCGTTAAAAAATGCTTTACGTTACTTTGAACCTCAATTTCATGCAGCATTGCTTCCTGAGTTTAAAGAAGAACTCGAAAAATACGGAAGAATTTATATGTACCGTTTTCGTCCTGATTATGAGATGAAAGCCCGTTCTATTTCTGAATATCCGGGAAAATCTGAACAGGCCAAATCGATCATGCTGATGATTCAGAATAACCTGGATTACGCAGTAGCACAGCATCCCCACGAATTAATCACGTATGGAGGAAACGGAGCAGTTTTTCAAAATTGGGCTCAGTATCTACTCACAATGAAATATCTGTCGGAAATGACCGATGAGCAGACGCTCACCATGTATTCAGGACACCCGATGGGATTGTTCCCGTCTCATAAAGACGCTCCAAGAGTTGTCGTGACCAACGGAATGATGATCCCGAATTACTCAAAACCGGATGACTGGGAGAAATTCAATGCATTAGGAGTTTCCCAATACGGACAGATGACTGCCGGAAGCTACATGTACATCGGCCCTCAGGGAATTGTTCACGGAACAACGATCACTGTTCTGAATGCTTTCAGAAAAATTAAAAAAGAACCAAAAGGAGGACTTTTCGTAACTTCTGGATTAGGCGGAATGAGCGGTGCACAGCCTAAGGCAGGAAATATTGCAGGATGTGTAACTGTCTGTGCCGAAGTAAATCCTAAGATCACCAAGATCCGCCACGAGCAGCAATGGATCAATGAAGTTCATGAAAACCTTGATGAATTGGTTGAAAGAGTGAGAACAGCGCAGCAGCATAAAGAAACAGTTTCATTAGCTTACCTTGGAAATATTGTTGAAGTCTGGGAAAAATTTGACCAGGAAGATTTAAGAATTGATATCGGTTCAGACCAGACATCGCTTCATAATCCTTGGGCCGGAGGATATTATCCTGTAGGGCAGAGCTTTGAAGAATCCAATACAATGATGGCTGAAAACCCTGAATTATTCAAAAATAAAGTTCAGGAAACCTTAAGAAGACACGCTGCGGCCATCAATAAACACACAGAAAAAGGAACTTATTTCTTCGATTACGGAAATGCATTCTTATTGGAAGCTTCTAGAGCCGGAGCAGATGTAATGTCTGAAAACCCGACTATCGGAAGAGAATTCAAATATCCGAGCTATGTTCAGGATATTATGGGACCGATGTGTTTTGATTACGGTTTCGGGCCTTTCCGATGGGTGTGTACAAGCGGAAAACCGGAAGATTTACAGAAAACAGACGAAATAGCATGTCAGGTTTTAGAAGAAATGATCAAAACATCTCCGGAAGAAATTCAGCAGCAGATGAAAGACAATATCCAGTGGATCAAAGGAGCACAGGAAAATAAATTGGTGGTAGGTTCGCAGGCCAGAATCCTTTACGCAGATGCAGAAGGAAGAATGAAAATTGCAGAAGCCTTCAACAAAGCGATCAAAAACGGAGAAATCGGAGCTGTAGTGCTGGGAAGAGACCATCATGATGTTTCGGGGACAGATTCTCCTTACAGAGAAACGTCCAATATTTATGACGGTTCAAGATTTACAGCTGATATGGCGGTCCAGAACGTGATCGGCGACAGTTTCCGCGGCGCGACTTGGGTTTCCATTCACAATGGAGGCGGAGTCGGCTGGGGAGAAGTGATCAACGGTGGTTTCGGAATGCTTTTAGACGGAAGTGATGATGCCGACAGACGATTGAAATCTATGCTTTTCTGGGACGTGAACAACGGAATTTCAAGAAGAAGCTGGGCTAGGAATGAAGGGGCTGTTTTCGCGATCAAAAGAGCTATGGAAATGGAACCTAATCTGAAAGTGACGCTTCCTAATTTTGTAGATGAAAATCTTTTTTAA
- a CDS encoding DUF559 domain-containing protein, with protein MKEKSGSSKNSKKTDIDQILTYINDVPIRRNFVDNLPSNPKLKVLLIKKRRAGILSEVLFWMQIRAKSFHKIDFERQMIIGDYIVDFYVKNLGLVIEIDGANHNKNQVEDGVEHEFLESLGLQVFRIKDADVRNKLPEVMENLEKFIVLNYKITPNPEIL; from the coding sequence ATGAAGGAGAAATCTGGATCATCAAAAAACAGCAAAAAGACCGATATAGATCAAATTCTGACCTATATCAACGATGTGCCCATACGCAGAAATTTTGTAGACAATCTGCCCAGTAATCCAAAACTGAAAGTGCTTCTGATCAAAAAGCGAAGAGCCGGAATTTTAAGCGAGGTGCTTTTCTGGATGCAGATCCGTGCAAAATCATTCCATAAAATAGATTTTGAAAGACAGATGATCATTGGAGATTATATTGTAGATTTTTATGTGAAAAATCTGGGACTTGTCATTGAAATTGACGGGGCCAACCACAACAAAAACCAAGTTGAGGACGGTGTTGAACATGAATTTTTAGAATCGCTGGGGCTGCAGGTTTTTAGAATTAAAGATGCTGACGTAAGAAATAAGCTTCCAGAAGTGATGGAGAATTTAGAGAAATTTATTGTTCTGAATTATAAGATTACACCAAATCCCGAAATTTTATAG
- a CDS encoding outer membrane beta-barrel protein has product MKTIYILTIFVCMLFTNSLSAQEVKKDSVSDKQETSIKEVVINRRKPLIKNKIDGLVYSVQADPESQSKNLIEIMKKLPYLSVDSNDNVLFKGNTNFKILMNGKETQLLNNNAKDVLKSIPANTIQNIEIITNPSSKYDAEGVSGIINIITAKKMKDGYNASVNFGSKFPKQEQNAGFSLNIQQKKLGISAYGGGFLRNNPETDYENYQQTDFNSLRQNVNTSNKGNGGYFNANVSYEIDSLQLLNVQLGSNFSKNKSKDFLHSYFYQQNIPAANNSFNNSDSKGIGFEASANYQIGFKNDKSQLLTFSYKFNNYNYDISSVTDIEDVINTSSNRIDQDNNNKNSEQTFQIDFVKNIKKVYLETGLKTIVRKNSSNYSAVPESLYNSDEFMNRQNIYGAYISAKFSLLKWNFQAGLRLEGTITKVDFTSTDTEVDQNYFNLIPNISISKTWKEYHSVNFGFSQRIKRPGIIRLNPFVDKSNPYFETSGNPYLKSVVNNDIMAGYSYNKKINLNLGLSYSFADKVDLKVSSYDAAANITRTTYENSNKASRLGLDYNFNYPITQKLNFSINGNAALFFISGKVNDIDIKNDLFTYYVYLSANYQFENNWRAGSNLEFNSKMPAGLQKTTNAFTGSSFNVSKSILDNQLSFSVYINNPFNTFRKAVTETDGGAFYQNNYVRDYYRSFGLNINYKFGKLKEEIKNPTRKINNTDLAN; this is encoded by the coding sequence ATGAAAACAATATATATACTAACAATCTTTGTCTGTATGCTTTTTACCAACAGTTTATCAGCGCAGGAAGTAAAAAAAGACTCCGTTTCAGACAAGCAGGAAACTTCGATAAAAGAAGTGGTCATCAACAGAAGAAAACCTCTGATTAAAAATAAAATAGACGGTTTAGTGTACAGCGTTCAGGCAGATCCGGAAAGCCAGTCGAAAAACCTCATAGAAATAATGAAAAAACTGCCTTATTTATCGGTGGACAGTAATGATAACGTGCTTTTTAAAGGAAATACGAATTTTAAAATTTTAATGAACGGAAAAGAGACACAGCTGCTCAACAACAATGCAAAAGATGTCCTGAAAAGTATTCCCGCCAATACGATCCAGAATATAGAGATCATTACAAATCCGTCCTCAAAGTACGATGCAGAAGGTGTTTCAGGAATTATTAATATCATTACTGCTAAAAAAATGAAAGACGGATACAATGCTTCCGTCAATTTCGGATCTAAGTTTCCCAAACAGGAACAGAATGCGGGATTTTCTTTAAATATACAGCAGAAAAAGCTGGGTATTTCTGCCTATGGTGGAGGTTTTTTGAGAAATAACCCTGAAACTGATTACGAAAATTACCAGCAGACCGATTTTAATTCTCTCCGTCAGAATGTAAACACCTCAAACAAAGGAAACGGCGGTTATTTTAACGCAAATGTGAGCTATGAAATTGACAGCTTACAATTATTAAATGTGCAGTTAGGTTCCAATTTTTCTAAAAATAAGTCAAAAGATTTTCTGCATTCTTATTTTTATCAGCAGAATATTCCTGCAGCAAATAATTCATTCAACAATTCCGACAGCAAAGGAATCGGTTTTGAAGCTTCGGCGAATTATCAGATCGGCTTTAAAAATGATAAAAGCCAGCTTTTAACCTTCTCTTACAAATTTAACAATTATAACTACGATATTTCGAGCGTCACTGATATTGAGGATGTGATTAATACTTCTTCAAACAGGATCGACCAGGACAATAACAATAAAAACAGCGAACAGACTTTCCAGATTGATTTTGTGAAAAATATTAAGAAAGTCTATTTGGAAACGGGATTGAAAACAATAGTAAGGAAAAACAGCAGTAATTATAGTGCGGTTCCGGAAAGTCTGTATAATTCAGATGAATTTATGAACAGGCAGAACATTTACGGGGCTTATATTTCCGCAAAGTTTAGTTTATTAAAATGGAATTTTCAGGCGGGATTGAGGCTGGAAGGAACTATTACCAAAGTGGATTTTACTTCTACGGATACGGAAGTTGACCAGAATTATTTTAATCTGATTCCCAATATTTCTATCAGTAAAACCTGGAAAGAATATCACAGTGTCAATTTTGGGTTTTCGCAGCGGATCAAAAGGCCGGGAATCATCCGTCTGAATCCTTTTGTGGATAAATCCAATCCTTATTTTGAAACAAGCGGAAATCCTTATCTAAAATCTGTGGTGAATAATGATATCATGGCGGGATATTCATACAACAAAAAAATAAATCTTAATCTGGGACTTTCTTATTCTTTTGCAGACAAGGTAGACCTGAAAGTTTCCAGCTATGATGCCGCCGCCAATATCACAAGAACAACCTATGAAAATTCAAACAAGGCATCCAGATTAGGACTTGATTATAATTTTAACTATCCCATTACCCAAAAATTAAATTTCAGCATTAATGGAAATGCTGCGCTGTTTTTCATCAGCGGAAAAGTAAATGATATTGATATTAAAAATGATCTTTTCACGTATTATGTTTATCTGTCGGCTAATTATCAGTTCGAAAACAACTGGAGAGCCGGTTCTAATTTAGAATTCAACAGTAAAATGCCTGCCGGACTGCAGAAAACTACCAATGCATTTACCGGCTCCTCTTTCAATGTGAGCAAAAGTATCTTGGATAACCAGCTTTCTTTTTCCGTGTACATCAATAATCCATTCAATACATTCAGAAAAGCGGTTACAGAAACTGATGGAGGCGCTTTTTACCAAAACAATTATGTAAGAGATTATTACCGTTCATTTGGGCTCAATATCAATTATAAATTTGGAAAATTAAAGGAAGAAATTAAAAATCCCACACGGAAAATCAATAATACTGACCTGGCAAACTAA
- a CDS encoding DUF6249 domain-containing protein produces the protein MKSLAPFIVMIAILIALSVIIVVITNYNLKKKILNKENMDDKMFVILNNLTGFNSEMLKWGIILLFGGIGLIVLEFIPHDENTPLPYGVMAVFVALGFLTYYFLMKNQKK, from the coding sequence ATGAAATCATTAGCACCCTTTATAGTCATGATCGCCATATTAATTGCACTCTCTGTAATCATCGTGGTCATCACCAATTATAATCTCAAAAAGAAAATTTTAAATAAGGAAAATATGGATGATAAGATGTTTGTCATTCTTAATAACCTTACAGGATTCAATTCAGAAATGCTGAAATGGGGAATTATTCTCTTATTCGGAGGTATCGGACTGATCGTTTTAGAATTTATTCCGCATGATGAAAATACGCCTCTCCCGTATGGAGTGATGGCAGTCTTTGTTGCACTTGGTTTTCTTACTTACTATTTCCTGATGAAAAATCAGAAGAAATAA
- a CDS encoding sigma-70 family RNA polymerase sigma factor — protein sequence MFDEEKTINEILKGNPRAFKHIVKQYQNLVYSILNRILNNDEDIEDVGQEVFIKVYDSLKSFKKDSKLSTWIAKITYNTAINYVKKNSKYYFNTLDDHSDFQFSSETPETKLIGKEFDIYMNKLISELPLQYRTVVTLYHMDDFSIQEIQNITKFPEGTVKGYLFRARKLLKEKLEKDGYQ from the coding sequence ATGTTTGATGAAGAAAAAACCATTAACGAAATTCTGAAAGGAAATCCCCGTGCTTTCAAGCATATTGTAAAGCAGTATCAGAATCTGGTGTATTCTATTTTGAACAGGATATTAAATAATGATGAAGATATAGAAGATGTAGGACAGGAAGTTTTTATTAAAGTATATGACAGTTTAAAAAGTTTTAAAAAAGATTCTAAACTCTCTACATGGATCGCTAAAATCACTTATAATACGGCCATAAATTATGTAAAGAAAAACTCGAAATATTATTTTAATACGCTTGATGACCATTCAGATTTTCAGTTCTCTTCCGAAACGCCGGAAACAAAACTTATCGGAAAAGAATTTGATATCTATATGAATAAGCTTATCAGCGAGCTTCCGCTGCAGTACAGAACTGTGGTTACTCTTTATCATATGGATGACTTCAGTATTCAGGAAATTCAAAATATTACAAAATTTCCGGAAGGAACTGTGAAAGGGTATTTATTCAGAGCCAGAAAATTATTAAAAGAAAAACTTGAAAAAGATGGATACCAGTAA
- a CDS encoding D-glycerate dehydrogenase, which translates to MKVFVNKRIPAIGIKLLEEAGLEITIPENNNLSYEEWLEYCRNTDAVLNVGANKFDKYFFEQCPNVKAVALYSVGFDHVNIKEADQRNIPIGNTPDVLSRATSDVAFLLMQSVARRASFNFQKVKEGNWGDFDPLHALGQELYGKTIGILGLGRIGFEMAEKCRKAFGMKVIYHNRHQNIEAEKELNAVYVSFEELVKQSDVLSVHANFTPEQKGFFNRSVFEKMKTNAIFINTARGGFHNQTDLYDALVSEKIWGAGLDVTNPEPMSQEDPILGLSNVCVLPHIGSATIEARNGMARVAAENIIAFSKGEKMPHCVNPEVYKD; encoded by the coding sequence ATGAAAGTATTCGTCAATAAAAGAATTCCAGCAATAGGAATTAAACTCCTTGAAGAAGCCGGACTGGAAATTACAATTCCAGAGAACAATAATTTATCTTATGAAGAATGGCTGGAATACTGCAGAAATACGGATGCTGTTCTGAATGTCGGCGCCAATAAATTTGATAAATATTTTTTTGAGCAGTGCCCGAATGTAAAAGCAGTTGCTTTATATTCTGTAGGTTTTGACCATGTCAATATCAAAGAAGCTGATCAAAGGAATATCCCGATCGGGAATACGCCGGATGTTTTGAGCAGAGCGACTTCAGATGTTGCTTTTTTACTGATGCAGTCTGTTGCGAGAAGAGCAAGTTTCAATTTTCAGAAAGTGAAGGAAGGAAATTGGGGCGATTTTGATCCGCTTCATGCTCTAGGACAGGAGCTGTATGGCAAAACGATCGGAATTTTAGGATTGGGAAGAATAGGTTTTGAAATGGCTGAAAAGTGCAGAAAGGCTTTTGGAATGAAGGTTATCTATCATAACAGACACCAAAATATTGAAGCTGAGAAAGAACTTAATGCGGTATATGTTTCATTTGAAGAACTGGTGAAACAGTCAGATGTATTGAGCGTTCATGCTAATTTTACGCCTGAGCAGAAAGGTTTTTTCAACCGTTCGGTATTTGAAAAAATGAAAACTAATGCTATTTTTATTAATACAGCAAGAGGAGGTTTTCATAACCAGACAGATTTATATGATGCTTTGGTTTCTGAAAAGATCTGGGGTGCCGGTTTAGATGTTACGAATCCTGAACCGATGTCACAGGAGGATCCCATTTTAGGACTTTCCAATGTCTGTGTGCTGCCTCATATCGGTTCAGCTACGATTGAAGCAAGGAATGGAATGGCAAGAGTAGCAGCAGAAAATATCATCGCATTTTCAAAAGGTGAAAAAATGCCTCACTGCGTGAACCCTGAAGTATACAAAGACTGA
- a CDS encoding protein-L-isoaspartate(D-aspartate) O-methyltransferase, with product MQDTFVHKGKRKILVDYLRRRIGISDENVLSAVNEVPRHLFIESIFEDFAYEDRAFPILAHQTISHPSTVAEQSELLQVKPSEKILEIGTGCGYQTAVLLAMHAHVYTVERQKDLFDFSKKKFRELHLFPKFQSFGDGFAGLPTFAPFDKIIVTCGASVLPTELLKQLKVGGKMVIPLGPTDEQVLYRFTKTSPTEFEKEEFGAYKFVPMLGKTNQ from the coding sequence ATGCAGGACACATTCGTACACAAAGGGAAAAGAAAAATTTTAGTTGATTATCTTCGACGTAGAATAGGAATTTCGGATGAAAATGTACTTTCAGCAGTGAATGAAGTTCCCAGACATCTTTTTATAGAGAGTATTTTTGAAGATTTTGCTTATGAAGACCGTGCGTTTCCTATTTTAGCTCACCAGACGATTTCACATCCTTCTACGGTTGCTGAGCAGTCTGAACTTCTGCAGGTGAAGCCAAGCGAAAAAATATTGGAAATTGGGACAGGCTGCGGGTATCAGACTGCTGTTTTATTAGCTATGCACGCTCATGTTTATACGGTGGAAAGACAGAAAGATCTGTTTGATTTTTCAAAGAAGAAATTTAGAGAACTTCATCTTTTTCCGAAATTTCAAAGTTTTGGAGACGGTTTTGCCGGGCTGCCTACTTTTGCACCGTTTGATAAAATTATTGTCACGTGCGGGGCTTCTGTTTTACCTACCGAGCTTTTAAAACAATTGAAAGTCGGCGGGAAAATGGTCATTCCATTAGGCCCGACTGATGAACAGGTTCTATACAGATTTACTAAAACGTCACCTACAGAATTTGAAAAAGAAGAATTCGGGGCGTATAAATTTGTTCCGATGCTGGGGAAAACCAATCAGTAA
- a CDS encoding Gfo/Idh/MocA family oxidoreductase, giving the protein MLKAGLVGAGHLGKIHLRLLNQSEKYELIGFHDKDVENGKKLEAELGYTYFENFDDLLDQIEVLDIVTPTLYHYDYALKAISKGLHFFIEKPITQTLEQAEEILYKCRENGIKAQVGHVERYNPAFMATKEYIKNPMFIEIHRLAEFNPRGTDVSVVLDLMIHDLDILLSVVKSKVKNIHASGVCVVSKTPDITNARIEFENGCVANLTTSRISMKGMRKSRFFQKDAYISVDFLEKKAEVIRMKDAPESPTPFDMIIENADGEKNQILFEYPNIQPNNAILDELNSFADAITEDKNVEVSLEDGTEALKVALEIMKLIS; this is encoded by the coding sequence ATGTTGAAAGCAGGTTTGGTAGGTGCCGGACATTTGGGAAAAATACATTTAAGACTTCTGAATCAGTCAGAAAAGTACGAATTGATAGGCTTCCACGACAAAGATGTAGAAAACGGAAAAAAATTAGAAGCAGAGTTAGGATATACATATTTTGAAAATTTTGATGATCTACTGGATCAGATTGAGGTTCTTGATATCGTAACTCCTACCCTGTACCATTATGATTATGCTTTAAAAGCGATCAGTAAAGGCCTTCACTTCTTTATCGAAAAACCGATTACCCAAACCCTGGAGCAGGCTGAAGAAATTCTTTATAAATGCCGTGAAAATGGGATAAAAGCACAGGTAGGACATGTTGAAAGATATAATCCTGCTTTTATGGCGACCAAGGAATATATCAAAAATCCAATGTTTATTGAGATCCACAGGCTGGCAGAATTCAATCCACGCGGAACAGATGTTTCCGTTGTGCTGGATTTAATGATCCACGATCTAGATATTTTATTAAGCGTAGTCAAATCTAAGGTGAAAAATATTCATGCAAGCGGTGTTTGTGTAGTAAGTAAAACTCCAGATATTACCAATGCTAGAATAGAATTCGAAAACGGATGTGTTGCCAATCTTACCACTTCCAGAATCTCCATGAAAGGAATGAGAAAAAGCAGATTCTTCCAGAAAGATGCCTATATTTCAGTAGATTTCTTAGAGAAGAAAGCAGAAGTAATCAGAATGAAAGACGCTCCCGAGAGTCCTACTCCATTTGATATGATCATTGAAAATGCAGACGGAGAAAAGAATCAGATCTTATTTGAATATCCGAATATCCAGCCTAATAATGCTATTCTGGATGAGTTAAATTCTTTTGCAGATGCTATTACTGAAGATAAAAATGTGGAAGTCTCGCTTGAAGACGGAACTGAAGCTTTGAAAGTGGCTTTGGAGATTATGAAATTGATTTCTTAA